The Vicia villosa cultivar HV-30 ecotype Madison, WI linkage group LG1, Vvil1.0, whole genome shotgun sequence genome includes a region encoding these proteins:
- the LOC131624364 gene encoding cell number regulator 5-like — MGDLEKQQEKVTVLEEGRKDEEGEEKERLLEGMAVLDFDMLCSSVALQTANGTWGKLGGGGEDDEHRGEEFGGVLRMWEGELLDCFEHRRIALESACCPCYRFGKNMKRAGLGSCYIQAFVYLVLAICALFNFIAFIVTRHHYFLYLAVTFIVTGGAYLGFYRTRMRKKFNIKGSDSLVDDCAYHFVCPCCTLCQESRTLEINNVQDGTWHGRGDTICIGGIRNGSKPLSVLIPPPIESIKLTDENFTL; from the exons ATGGGGGATTTGGAGAAGCAGCAAGAGAAGGTGACGGTGTTGGAGGAAGGAAGGAAAGATGAAGAAGGTGAGGAGAAGGAGAGGCTTTTGGAGGGTATGGCTGTTTTGGATTTTGATATGCTTTGTTCATCTGTTGCTTTGCAGACTGCAAATGGAACTTGGGGGAAGCTTGGTGGTGGTGGTGAGGATGATGAGCATCGTGGTGAGGAGTTTGGTGGGGTTTTGAGGATGTGGGAAGGGGAACTTCTTGATTGCTTCGAACATCGGCGAATCGCTCTTGAATCTGCATG TTGTCCCTGCTACCGATTCGGGAAGAACATGAAGCGAGCTGGTCTTGGTTCTTGCTATATTCAG GCATTTGTGTATCTTGTTCTTGCCATCTGCGCTCTTTTCAACTTCATAGCCTTTATCGTCACGAGACATCACTACTTTCTCTACCTGGCAGTCACCTTCATCGTTACCGGTGGGGCATATTTAGGATTCTACCGAACTCGTATGCGAAAGAAATTCAACATCAAG GGTAGCGATAGTTTGGTCGACGATTGCGCTTACCATTTTGTCTGTCCTTGTTGTACATTGTGTCAG GAGTCAAGAACACTGGAGATTAACAACGTTCAAGACGGCACTTGGCACGGCCGGGGTGACACGATATGCATAGGCGGCATCAGAAACGGAAGCAAACCACTCTCCGTGTTGATACCTCCCCCAATCGAGTCCATCAAGCTCACCGATGAAAATTTTACCTTATAG